In Arcobacter ellisii, a genomic segment contains:
- a CDS encoding PAS domain-containing protein translates to MNLGKEIKLSLESFLLSETDEKGIIRYANEEFCEVSGFKLDELVGKPHNIVRHKDMPKAAFEELWKTVKSGKPWKGFVKNATKSGDYYWVFATVFPFTSCDGSKGYISCRRIASRNEIEKYENIYKNMK, encoded by the coding sequence ATGAATTTGGGAAAAGAGATTAAATTGAGTCTTGAATCTTTTTTATTGTCAGAAACTGATGAAAAAGGAATTATAAGATATGCAAATGAAGAGTTTTGTGAAGTTTCCGGTTTTAAATTAGATGAATTAGTAGGAAAACCACATAATATTGTAAGACATAAAGATATGCCAAAAGCTGCATTTGAAGAGTTATGGAAAACAGTAAAAAGTGGTAAACCTTGGAAAGGTTTTGTAAAAAATGCTACAAAATCGGGGGATTATTATTGGGTTTTTGCAACAGTATTTCCTTTTACTTCGTGTGATGGTTCGAAAGGCTATATCTCTTGTAGAAGAATTGCTTCAAGAAATGAAATAGAAAAATATGAAAATATTTATAAAAATATGAAGTAG
- a CDS encoding SDR family NAD(P)-dependent oxidoreductase: MDLKIANKTALITGSTQGIGFETARKLLQEGVNVIINGRNEKKVNDAVSKLKNEFPKGRIIGITADLKDNIGCNKLISKIPHIDILINNLGIFEPKNFKDITEQEWLHMFNVNVMSGVRLAQHYLSSMINENWGRIIFISSESAIQIPKEMIHYGMTKTAQISVSRGIAELTRGTNVTSNAILLGPSKSEGVVQFIEEFAQQNNLTFEEVEKDFFKNVRPTSLIQRFAQVEEDANMIVYIASALSSATNGAILRADGGVIQSAF; this comes from the coding sequence ATGGATTTAAAAATAGCAAATAAGACTGCTTTAATTACAGGTTCAACTCAAGGAATTGGATTTGAAACTGCTAGAAAATTATTACAAGAAGGTGTAAATGTAATAATTAATGGAAGAAATGAAAAAAAAGTAAATGATGCTGTTTCAAAACTAAAAAATGAATTTCCTAAAGGAAGAATAATAGGAATAACTGCTGATTTAAAAGATAATATTGGTTGCAATAAATTAATATCTAAAATTCCTCATATTGATATTTTAATAAATAATCTAGGTATTTTTGAACCAAAAAATTTTAAAGATATTACTGAACAAGAGTGGCTACATATGTTCAATGTAAATGTAATGAGTGGAGTAAGACTAGCTCAACACTATCTTTCTTCAATGATAAATGAAAATTGGGGAAGAATTATATTTATTTCAAGCGAATCAGCTATTCAAATTCCAAAAGAGATGATTCATTATGGTATGACAAAAACAGCTCAAATCTCTGTATCAAGAGGAATTGCTGAACTTACACGTGGAACAAATGTTACTTCAAATGCCATTTTATTAGGACCTTCAAAATCTGAAGGTGTTGTACAATTTATTGAAGAGTTTGCACAACAAAATAATTTAACATTTGAAGAAGTTGAAAAAGATTTTTTCAAAAATGTAAGACCAACATCACTTATTCAAAGATTTGCCCAAGTTGAAGAAGATGCAAATATGATTGTATATATAGCAAGTGCTTTATCAAGTGCAACAAATGGTGCTATTTTAAGAGCAGATGGTGGAGTAATTCAATCTGCATTCTAA
- a CDS encoding methyl-accepting chemotaxis protein — MGIIKFLKTMSIRNKIKVISVFPLIFIIILSFFLNFNTYKKVNQLEDMKELANLNVKISLLLHETQKERGMSAGYIGSNGVKFKDNLTEQKELTNKNINEFKKTVQTLNSEIFPLNAYTLISKILKELATLEEVRNDINNLKIKSSTALVYYTNINSMLLDFIALTTTKVEKEKDTRTLIAYYNFLMAKERAGLERGIGSNIFASKSFALGAYEKYAGLVYEQQIFIDGFLKYSSDENKKFFLDKINHSSIDELKEIRKNLLSYVDNKDVKLDLEPTLWFSKMTEKINILKQIDDYLSQNLIEQIEKDLSTQTKFMYFLVIISLSIISLIIYFIIFFNSSITRAIDKIYKGIEQFMKYLNREINELEYIDLNTRGELGKLAKMVNFNIDRINGDLEKDLLCVGEATITLDKFQKGYYSCRVNSKAANPQVQTLAKTINKMLDTQQKINSDILKVLAQYSNYNYLNSINNNDIYGELKELVDGINNLGEAITSMLLENKQNALILQKGSNQLTKNVNQLNKASNDAAARLEETAAAVEEITSNIIQSTQNVAMMAKNANELSSSVISGEKLAEQTVNSMEEINIQVNAITESISIIDQIAFQTNILSLNAAVEAATAGEAGKGFAVVAQEVRNLANRSAEAAHEIKTLVSNATLKANDGKQIAASMIEGYNHISQNINNTISLINDVSNGANEQKVAMEQISDAINSLDKQTQVNANIANQTNDIATQTSVLANNIVTAVNTKEFRGK, encoded by the coding sequence ATGGGAATAATAAAATTTTTAAAAACAATGTCTATTAGAAATAAAATAAAAGTTATAAGTGTTTTTCCTTTGATATTTATAATTATTTTATCTTTTTTTCTAAATTTTAACACATACAAAAAAGTAAACCAATTAGAAGATATGAAAGAGTTAGCAAATCTAAATGTTAAAATATCTTTATTATTGCATGAAACTCAAAAAGAAAGAGGAATGAGTGCAGGTTATATAGGAAGTAATGGCGTTAAATTCAAAGATAACTTAACAGAACAAAAAGAACTTACAAATAAAAATATAAATGAGTTTAAAAAAACTGTTCAAACTTTAAACTCTGAGATTTTTCCTTTAAATGCTTATACTTTAATATCAAAGATATTAAAAGAGTTAGCAACTTTAGAAGAAGTTAGAAATGATATAAATAATTTGAAAATAAAAAGTAGTACGGCTCTAGTTTATTATACAAATATAAATTCTATGCTTTTAGATTTTATTGCACTTACAACAACTAAAGTAGAAAAAGAGAAAGATACAAGAACATTAATAGCCTATTATAATTTTTTGATGGCAAAAGAGAGAGCAGGTCTTGAAAGAGGGATTGGTTCAAATATTTTTGCTTCAAAAAGTTTTGCTCTAGGAGCATATGAAAAATATGCTGGATTAGTATATGAACAACAGATTTTTATTGATGGATTTTTAAAATATTCATCAGATGAAAATAAAAAGTTTTTCCTAGATAAAATTAATCACTCTTCAATAGATGAATTAAAAGAGATAAGAAAAAATCTGTTATCTTATGTGGATAATAAAGATGTAAAATTAGATTTAGAACCAACTCTTTGGTTTAGTAAAATGACAGAAAAAATAAATATTTTAAAACAAATTGATGACTATCTTTCACAAAATTTAATAGAACAAATAGAAAAAGATTTATCAACTCAAACTAAGTTCATGTATTTTTTAGTAATCATTAGTTTAAGTATTATTTCTTTAATAATCTATTTTATAATCTTCTTTAATTCAAGTATAACTCGTGCTATTGATAAAATATACAAAGGTATTGAGCAGTTTATGAAATACCTAAATAGAGAGATAAATGAACTTGAATATATAGACTTAAATACAAGAGGTGAGTTGGGAAAACTTGCTAAAATGGTAAATTTTAATATAGATAGAATAAATGGAGATTTAGAAAAAGATTTACTTTGTGTAGGTGAAGCAACTATTACTTTAGATAAATTTCAAAAAGGTTATTATTCTTGTAGAGTGAACTCAAAAGCAGCTAATCCACAAGTTCAAACTTTAGCAAAAACAATAAATAAAATGCTTGATACTCAGCAAAAAATTAACTCTGATATTTTAAAAGTTTTAGCCCAATACTCAAACTATAACTATCTAAATAGTATAAATAATAATGATATTTATGGGGAATTAAAAGAGTTAGTAGATGGAATAAATAATTTAGGTGAAGCTATTACATCAATGTTATTAGAAAATAAACAAAATGCATTGATCCTTCAAAAAGGTTCAAATCAATTAACAAAAAATGTAAATCAATTAAATAAAGCTTCAAATGATGCAGCAGCAAGATTAGAAGAAACAGCAGCAGCTGTTGAAGAGATAACAAGTAATATAATACAAAGCACTCAAAATGTAGCAATGATGGCAAAAAATGCAAATGAATTAAGTAGTTCAGTTATAAGTGGAGAAAAATTAGCTGAACAAACTGTTAATTCTATGGAAGAGATAAATATTCAAGTAAATGCAATAACTGAATCAATCTCAATAATTGACCAAATAGCATTTCAAACAAACATTTTAAGTCTAAACGCAGCTGTTGAAGCAGCAACTGCTGGAGAAGCAGGAAAAGGATTTGCTGTTGTTGCTCAAGAGGTGCGAAACTTAGCAAATAGAAGTGCAGAAGCAGCCCATGAAATAAAAACTTTAGTTTCAAATGCAACATTAAAAGCAAATGATGGTAAACAAATAGCTGCTTCTATGATAGAGGGTTATAATCATATAAGTCAAAATATAAATAACACTATAAGTTTAATAAATGATGTATCAAATGGCGCAAATGAACAAAAAGTTGCGATGGAACAAATCAGTGATGCTATAAATAGTTTAGATAAACAAACTCAAGTAAATGCAAATATTGCAAACCAAACAAATGATATTGCAACTCAAACCTCAGTATTAGCAAATAATATTGTAACAGCTGTTAATACAAAAGAATTTAGAGGAAAATAA
- a CDS encoding methyl-accepting chemotaxis protein, producing MNKINDLSINIKIIFGFSILIFMIIFISSYSISKIEDLASITSRFYNYPYQVSNITKAISFRITLEISAVKDIALTNSKEEKQLAIEKISKIDKEIFGLFKELENSFLGDKTKLNEAKKQFITWIPLRTEVVDAMISGNMQLAGKLIKEKAMPHDVILYKQMDELTKLAEKNGKEFYENSKKIKENILNIILAIFLISIVLAVLITYTIFTDIKRSLKTFQEGLLSFFRYLSNESKDIEFMKESDTNEFGKMSKIINENIYKIKDGIQKDNETVENVLAVVSQINKGYLNVKVEKVPNNQQLNSLCEAFNLMINELRLNIESISVVLKEFSSYKFINKVEIRNQKGEIAEFIENINFLTEEISELLKQSLLRGITLDCASNRLIEYINTLNDSTKDTIISLDKTNDSLKNITNVIVESNGNISQLSKYAQELNISAKEGQKLALNTSNSMDEITNQVNLINEAIMIIDQIAFQTNILSLNAAVEAATAGETGKGFAVVAGEVRNLASRSSEAAREIKQLVENATNKANEGKSISSSMIKGYDELLENINKSTLMINTITNLSTNQEKDILEVNNIIDDLDSQTKLNGSIMNQTYDIAIQTEKIAKNIFNEANNKNFIGKEEIMKIDR from the coding sequence ATGAATAAAATAAATGATTTAAGTATTAATATAAAAATAATCTTTGGATTTTCTATACTTATTTTTATGATAATTTTTATAAGTAGTTATTCTATTTCTAAAATAGAAGATTTAGCATCAATTACTTCAAGATTTTATAATTATCCTTATCAAGTGAGTAATATAACAAAAGCAATAAGTTTTAGAATTACTTTAGAAATAAGTGCTGTTAAAGATATCGCTTTAACAAATTCAAAAGAAGAAAAACAATTAGCTATTGAAAAAATTAGTAAAATTGATAAAGAGATATTTGGTTTATTTAAAGAGTTAGAAAACTCTTTTTTAGGGGATAAAACAAAACTTAATGAAGCAAAAAAACAGTTTATTACTTGGATTCCTTTACGAACAGAAGTTGTAGATGCGATGATTAGTGGAAATATGCAACTTGCTGGAAAACTTATCAAAGAAAAAGCTATGCCCCATGATGTGATTTTATATAAACAAATGGATGAATTGACAAAATTGGCTGAAAAAAATGGAAAAGAGTTTTATGAAAATTCAAAAAAAATAAAAGAGAATATTTTAAATATCATACTTGCAATTTTTTTAATTAGTATAGTTTTAGCAGTTTTGATTACTTATACAATTTTTACAGATATTAAACGTTCTTTAAAAACTTTTCAAGAAGGATTACTCTCTTTTTTTAGGTACTTATCAAATGAGTCAAAAGATATTGAGTTTATGAAAGAGAGTGATACAAATGAGTTTGGAAAGATGTCAAAAATTATAAATGAGAATATATATAAGATAAAAGATGGAATACAAAAAGATAATGAAACAGTTGAAAATGTTTTAGCTGTGGTTTCTCAAATTAATAAAGGTTATTTGAATGTTAAAGTAGAAAAAGTCCCAAATAATCAACAACTTAATAGTTTATGTGAAGCTTTTAATTTGATGATAAATGAATTAAGATTAAATATAGAATCAATTTCTGTTGTTTTAAAAGAGTTTAGTAGTTATAAATTTATAAACAAAGTTGAAATAAGAAATCAAAAGGGTGAAATCGCTGAGTTTATTGAAAATATTAATTTTTTAACAGAAGAGATTTCAGAATTATTAAAACAATCTTTATTAAGAGGAATTACTTTAGATTGTGCTTCAAATAGATTAATTGAGTATATAAATACTTTAAATGATTCTACAAAAGATACAATTATCTCTTTGGATAAAACAAATGATTCTTTAAAAAATATTACAAATGTAATTGTAGAAAGTAATGGAAATATTTCTCAGTTGAGCAAATATGCACAAGAGTTAAATATTTCTGCAAAAGAGGGACAAAAATTAGCTTTAAATACTTCTAACTCTATGGATGAAATTACTAATCAAGTTAATTTAATAAATGAAGCAATAATGATAATTGACCAAATTGCTTTTCAAACAAACATATTATCACTAAATGCAGCAGTTGAAGCAGCAACTGCTGGGGAAACAGGGAAAGGGTTTGCAGTTGTAGCAGGAGAAGTTAGAAATCTTGCAAGTAGAAGTTCAGAAGCTGCACGTGAAATAAAACAATTAGTTGAAAATGCCACAAATAAAGCAAATGAAGGTAAGTCTATTTCAAGTAGTATGATAAAAGGTTATGATGAACTACTTGAAAATATAAATAAATCAACTTTGATGATAAATACAATTACTAATTTAAGTACAAACCAAGAAAAGGATATTTTAGAAGTTAATAATATTATTGATGATTTAGATTCTCAAACAAAACTTAATGGTTCAATTATGAATCAAACTTATGATATCGCAATTCAAACTGAAAAAATCGCAAAAAATATATTCAATGAAGCAAATAATAAAAATTTTATAGGGAAAGAAGAGATTATGAAAATAGATAGGTAA